The following proteins come from a genomic window of Populus nigra chromosome 6, ddPopNigr1.1, whole genome shotgun sequence:
- the LOC133697787 gene encoding probable nucleoredoxin 1 produces the protein MANEDVSHDLSSLLSSEERDFLIRHNGDQVRVSNLVGKIVGFYFSGSWCGPCRNFTPLLVEVYEQLSSKGDFEVVFISSDGDDESFNTYFSEMPWLAIPFSDTETRQRLEELFKVKGIPRLVIFDTNGKVSCDNGVRPVKEHGVDGYPFNLDRLNFLKEQEENAKKNQTISSILASSSRDYVISNDGKKIPVLDLEGKLVGLYFSAHAHRMCREFTPKLVELYKTLKEKRENFEIVLISLDDEEDDFKESFETMPWLALPFKDKSCEKLVRYFELSTIPNLVIIGQDGKTLNPNVAELIEEHGIEAYPFTPEKLDELAAIEKAKLESQTLESVLVNGENDFVIDKSGSKVPVSELVGKNILLYFSAQWCPPCRAFLPKLIEAYHTIKRKDNAFEVIFISSDRDQSTFDEFYSEMPWLALPFGDERKQILSRKFKIQGIPTAVAIGPSGRTITKEARMHLTAYGADAFPFTEEHLKQLEEELEEKTKGWPEKVKHELHTEHELIRTKRKAYVCNGCRGTGHSWSFYCKQCDFDLHPKCALKEDEDTGSEKGKEGMICDGDVCRRA, from the exons ATGGCAAACGAAGACGTCTCGCACGACCTTTCATCCCTTCTTTCGTCGGAAGAGAGGGACTTTCTCATCCGCCACAATGGTGACCAG GTTAGGGTCAGCAATTTGGTGGGGAAGATTGTGGGATTCTATTTCTCTGGTTCGTGGTGCGGGCCGTGCCGTAATTTCACTCCGTTGTTGGTAGAAGTCTATGAACAGCTATCATCCAAAGGGGACTTTGAGGTGGTCTTCATTTCTTCTGACGGAGACGATGAATCCTTCAACACCTACTTCTCCGAAATGCCATGGCTTGCTATTCCCTTCTCTGATACCGAGACCCGCCAACGTCTCGAGGAATTGTTCAAAGTAAAAGGGATCCCTAGACTTGTCATTTTTGATACTAATGGTAAGGTTTCCTGCGATAATGGAGTCAGACCTGTCAAGGAACATGGCGTGGATGGGTATCCGTTCAACCTTGATAGACTGAACTTCCTAAAAGAGCAAGAAGAGAATGCTAAGAAGAATCAAACCATAAGCTCTATCTTGGCTTCCAGCTCACGTGATTATGTGATTTCAAATGATGGAAAAAAG ATCCCTGTGTTGGACCTTGAAGGAAAATTGGTTGGCTTGTATTTTTCAGCCCATGCTCATAGGATGTGCCGTGAATTCACTCCTAAACTAGTGGAATTGTATAAGACGCTCAAGGAAAAACGAGAGAACTTTGAAATAGTCCTAATATCTCTAGACGACGAAGAAGACGACTTCAAAGAGAGTTTTGAGACAATGCCTTGGTTGGCATTGCCTTTTAAGGACAAGAGCTGCGAGAAGCTAGTGCGGTATTTTGAACTTAGCACCATTCCTAATCTTGTCATAATTGGCCAAGATGGGAAGACTTTGAACCCAAATGTAGCTGAACTGATCGAAGAACATGGTATTGAAGCCTACCCATTTACACCGGAAAAGCTTGACGAGCTAGCtgcaatagaaaaggcaaaacTGGAATCGCAGACGCTTGAGTCAGTTTTGGTTAATGGGGAAAATGATTTTGTGATTGACAAAAGTGGCTCCAAG GTCCCAGTGTCTGAACTAGTTGGAAAGAACATTCTTCTTTACTTCTCAGCTCAATGGTGCCCTCCATGTCGTGCCTTTTTACCCAAGCTAATTGAAGCATACcacacaattaaaagaaaagacaatGCATTTGAGGTGATCTTCATCTCAAGTGACAGAGATCAATCCACCTTTGACGAGTTCTATTCAGAAATGCCTTGGTTAGCCCTTCCATTTGGTGATGAAAGGAAACAAATCCTGAGTcggaaattcaaaattcaaggcATTCCTACAGCTGTAGCGATTGGCCCAAGTGGCCGGACCATTACCAAGGAAGCTCGGATGCACTTGACAGCTTACGGGGCAGATGCTTTTCCATTTACCGAGGAACATCTAAAGCAACTGGAGGAGGAGCTTGAGGAAAAGACAAAGGGGTGGCCAGAGAAAGTGAAACACGAACTTCATACTGAGCATGAGCTGATTCGTACTAAACGCAAAGCATATGTTTGCAATGGCTGTCGTGGAACAGGACATAGTTGGTCTTTCTATTGCAAACAATGTGACTTTGATCTTCACCCCAAGTGTGCTTTGAAGGAAGATGAAGATACTGGAAGTGAAAAGGGAAAGGAAGGAATGATCTGCGATGGAGATGTGTGCCGCAGAGCTTAA